In the genome of Desulforegula conservatrix Mb1Pa, one region contains:
- the rpoC gene encoding DNA-directed RNA polymerase subunit beta' — MDTIYDFFAKPVDPRTYTGVKLSLASPEKIREWSFGEITKPETINYRTFKPERDGLFCAKIFGPTKDYECNCGKYKRMKHRGVVCEKCGVEVIQSKVRRDRMAHIELATPVAHIWFLKSLPSKIGNLLDLTLKSMEKVLYFDCYIVLDPKETGLTKYQLLTEDKYREALDLYGTKFDAGIGAEAVKKLLEELDLETLYIELREELHNTTSVAKKQKLAKRLRILDAFRTSGISPAWMIMECIPVLPPDLRPLVPLEGGRFATSDLNDLYRRVINRNNRLKRLMELRAPDIIVRNEKRMLQEAVDVLFDNGRHGRVVTGTNKRPLKSLSDTLKGKQGRFRQNLLGKRVDYSGRTVIVVGPKLRLHQCGLPKKMALELFKPFVYHHLEQKGLVSTVKSAKKMVEKETPEVWDTLDEVVREYPVLLNRAPTLHRLGIQSFEPVLIEGKAIQLHPLVCTAFNADFDGDQMAVHLPLSVEAQIEARVLMLASNNTLSPANGSPVIVPTQDIVLGLYYLTQSIKGAQGEGKVFSSTDEVRSAFDAGAVSRHAKITVRMAGKRVETTVGRILFWEVMPIEEIYSIGHIISGNREEMAAAYEELQAGAAIQDIASKYAGSGRGLTSDRNGSLCIDELESFFNLTQDALRKIPSVQNGHYSPVVNGRDFAYIFEITGRESNIPFKMINKVMDKGALRDLVDYAYRNIGAKNTVILADRLKDLGYTESTLGGLSIAIKDMIIPANKWEIIRQSEGKVAEISRQYTEGLITQGEKYNKVVDIWAKSTDDIANAMMESMKKPPVISGEVTDPANARLNAIFMMADSGARGSKDQMRQLAGMRGLMAKPSGEIIETPITANFREGLTVLQYFVSTHGARKGLADTALKTANSGYLTRRLADVAQDCTVMEIDCGTTMGIEVEALTEGGEIIQRLGERILGRFPLEDILDPFTDEVIVAAGTQIDEKNYKSIEDAGITTVKIRSVLTCNAKNGVCAKCYGRDLAHGKIVEIGQAVGILAAQSIGEPGTQLTMRTFHIGGTASGKVEQADVKSRVDGTVKFLDAKIIENAHKEQIVMNRRGGELTIVSETGRELERFTVIYGAQLKVADGQRVKAGDFIASWDPFTTPIIAEVSGSAKYGDIVAGKTMMEKLDSVTGKSSRTIVESKLTADVRPRISIKDETDGTTIGRYTLPVGAILLVDEHDTVKAGDVIAKLPRATMKTKDITGGLPRVAELFEVRKPKETAILSEIDGYISISKGTKGKQRVVVSPVDVGEKKEYQIPRGKHINVYDGDYVRAGEQIIGGSVNPQDLLNIKGEVALATYLVNEVQEVYRLQGVKINDKHIEVIVRQMMRRVKIHDPGDTDFITDEQIDRARFAEINQEIINKGGTPAYGEPLILGITKASLSTDSFISAASFQETTKVLTESSIKGKTDYLKGLKENVIMGRLIPAGTGFPGYYGTEVEVVDEANDY; from the coding sequence TTGGATACTATTTATGACTTCTTCGCCAAGCCCGTTGACCCAAGAACCTATACTGGTGTCAAGTTATCTCTGGCTTCTCCTGAGAAGATAAGGGAATGGTCGTTCGGTGAGATAACAAAACCGGAAACCATTAATTATCGAACTTTCAAGCCGGAACGCGACGGTCTGTTCTGTGCCAAGATCTTTGGCCCGACCAAAGACTATGAATGTAATTGCGGTAAATATAAAAGAATGAAACACCGCGGTGTAGTATGTGAAAAATGCGGTGTCGAGGTTATTCAGTCCAAAGTCAGAAGGGATCGCATGGCTCATATTGAGCTGGCTACCCCTGTTGCTCATATATGGTTTTTGAAGAGTCTTCCGAGTAAAATTGGAAACCTGCTCGACCTAACATTGAAGAGCATGGAAAAGGTTCTTTATTTTGACTGTTATATAGTTCTTGACCCAAAGGAAACAGGGCTCACAAAATACCAGCTTCTTACAGAAGACAAGTATCGTGAAGCTCTTGACCTTTATGGTACAAAATTTGATGCAGGAATTGGTGCCGAAGCTGTAAAAAAACTTCTTGAAGAGCTTGATCTCGAGACTCTTTATATAGAGCTTAGAGAAGAACTTCATAATACAACTTCTGTGGCTAAAAAACAGAAACTGGCTAAGCGTCTCAGAATATTGGATGCGTTCCGTACTTCAGGAATCAGTCCTGCCTGGATGATAATGGAATGTATCCCTGTACTTCCTCCGGATCTAAGACCTCTTGTACCGCTTGAAGGCGGTCGCTTTGCAACATCGGATCTTAATGATCTTTACCGCAGGGTTATAAACAGAAATAACCGTCTGAAAAGACTTATGGAACTGCGTGCACCGGATATCATCGTCAGAAATGAAAAAAGAATGCTTCAGGAAGCTGTCGACGTTCTTTTCGATAATGGTCGACATGGCAGGGTTGTAACCGGAACCAATAAACGTCCGCTCAAATCATTGAGTGATACTCTTAAAGGCAAGCAGGGTCGTTTCCGTCAGAACCTTCTTGGAAAGCGCGTCGACTATTCAGGTCGTACCGTTATTGTTGTTGGTCCTAAACTGAGACTTCATCAGTGTGGCTTGCCCAAGAAAATGGCTTTGGAGCTATTCAAACCATTTGTCTATCATCATCTTGAGCAGAAAGGTCTGGTTTCAACTGTCAAGAGCGCAAAAAAGATGGTTGAGAAGGAGACTCCGGAAGTTTGGGATACCCTTGATGAAGTTGTACGTGAATATCCCGTGCTTCTGAATCGAGCACCAACTCTTCACAGACTTGGTATACAGTCTTTTGAGCCAGTTCTTATAGAAGGAAAGGCTATTCAGCTTCACCCTCTGGTCTGTACGGCTTTTAACGCCGACTTTGACGGTGACCAGATGGCAGTTCACCTTCCGCTTTCAGTTGAGGCGCAGATAGAAGCAAGGGTTTTGATGCTTGCAAGTAACAATACTCTGTCTCCTGCGAACGGCAGCCCAGTTATCGTGCCAACCCAGGATATAGTACTTGGATTGTACTATCTGACCCAGAGTATTAAAGGCGCACAAGGCGAAGGAAAGGTATTTTCAAGTACTGACGAGGTCCGCTCGGCTTTTGACGCAGGCGCTGTTAGCAGACATGCAAAAATTACAGTTCGCATGGCAGGCAAACGAGTCGAGACAACAGTTGGAAGAATTCTCTTCTGGGAAGTAATGCCAATTGAAGAAATATATTCAATCGGACATATCATATCAGGAAACAGAGAAGAAATGGCCGCTGCTTATGAGGAACTGCAAGCAGGCGCCGCCATCCAGGATATTGCATCTAAATATGCAGGATCAGGAAGAGGACTCACCAGTGATAGAAATGGATCTCTCTGTATAGATGAGCTTGAAAGCTTTTTCAATCTTACCCAGGACGCATTAAGGAAGATACCATCAGTTCAAAATGGACATTATTCCCCTGTGGTAAATGGCCGTGATTTTGCCTATATTTTTGAAATAACAGGGCGCGAAAGCAATATCCCTTTCAAGATGATCAATAAGGTCATGGACAAAGGCGCGCTCAGAGATCTTGTCGACTATGCCTACAGAAACATAGGCGCAAAAAATACTGTTATACTTGCAGACAGGCTTAAAGACCTCGGGTATACAGAATCAACCCTTGGTGGCCTTTCAATTGCCATCAAGGACATGATCATCCCTGCAAATAAATGGGAAATAATCCGTCAGTCAGAAGGCAAAGTAGCTGAAATAAGCAGACAGTACACAGAAGGTTTGATTACCCAAGGTGAAAAATACAATAAGGTTGTGGATATTTGGGCAAAATCGACAGATGATATTGCCAACGCCATGATGGAGTCGATGAAAAAGCCTCCTGTCATTTCAGGGGAGGTTACTGATCCTGCCAATGCAAGGCTCAACGCCATATTCATGATGGCTGACTCAGGCGCGAGAGGTAGTAAGGACCAGATGCGCCAGCTAGCTGGTATGCGCGGACTTATGGCCAAGCCTTCGGGCGAGATCATCGAGACTCCGATCACCGCAAATTTCCGTGAAGGCTTAACGGTTTTACAGTATTTCGTATCTACTCATGGTGCCCGAAAAGGTCTTGCGGATACCGCTCTTAAAACAGCAAACTCCGGTTATCTTACTCGTAGACTTGCTGACGTTGCCCAGGATTGTACTGTCATGGAAATTGACTGTGGAACAACCATGGGCATCGAAGTTGAAGCACTGACCGAAGGCGGTGAAATTATTCAGCGTCTCGGTGAAAGAATTTTAGGACGCTTCCCGCTTGAAGACATTCTGGATCCATTCACTGACGAGGTTATTGTCGCGGCCGGAACACAGATTGATGAAAAAAATTACAAGTCAATTGAAGATGCCGGAATAACAACTGTAAAAATCAGATCAGTACTGACATGTAATGCCAAAAACGGTGTCTGTGCAAAGTGCTATGGACGAGATCTCGCGCATGGAAAGATTGTCGAGATTGGTCAGGCAGTTGGTATACTTGCTGCTCAATCCATCGGCGAACCTGGTACCCAGCTTACGATGCGTACTTTCCATATAGGTGGTACTGCCAGCGGTAAGGTCGAGCAGGCCGATGTAAAGTCCCGTGTTGATGGAACTGTCAAGTTTCTCGACGCAAAGATTATCGAAAATGCTCATAAAGAACAGATCGTTATGAACAGGCGCGGTGGTGAGCTCACAATAGTGAGTGAAACCGGCCGTGAGCTCGAACGCTTTACTGTTATTTACGGAGCTCAGTTAAAGGTCGCGGATGGCCAGAGGGTAAAAGCAGGAGATTTTATTGCGAGCTGGGACCCTTTCACCACACCGATCATAGCCGAAGTATCAGGTTCTGCAAAATACGGAGACATTGTTGCAGGTAAGACAATGATGGAAAAACTCGACTCTGTAACCGGAAAGTCAAGTAGAACCATTGTTGAATCGAAACTTACAGCTGATGTTCGCCCACGAATTTCAATTAAGGACGAGACTGACGGAACAACCATTGGTCGGTATACACTTCCGGTCGGAGCAATTCTTCTTGTTGATGAACATGACACTGTAAAAGCCGGTGACGTTATTGCAAAGCTTCCAAGGGCGACAATGAAGACCAAGGATATTACCGGCGGTCTTCCTCGAGTTGCTGAACTTTTTGAAGTAAGAAAGCCTAAGGAAACTGCTATCCTTTCAGAAATCGACGGATATATTTCAATATCCAAGGGTACTAAAGGAAAGCAGAGAGTGGTTGTTAGTCCTGTTGATGTCGGTGAGAAAAAGGAATACCAGATTCCCCGTGGTAAACATATTAATGTTTATGATGGTGATTACGTCCGTGCAGGTGAGCAGATCATCGGCGGATCTGTAAACCCTCAGGATCTTCTTAATATCAAGGGTGAGGTTGCCTTGGCCACTTACCTTGTTAATGAAGTTCAGGAAGTTTACCGACTTCAGGGAGTTAAGATTAACGACAAGCATATTGAAGTAATTGTCCGTCAGATGATGAGACGCGTAAAAATCCATGATCCTGGTGATACTGATTTCATTACTGATGAACAAATTGACCGTGCAAGATTTGCAGAGATAAATCAGGAGATAATAAACAAGGGCGGAACTCCTGCCTACGGCGAGCCTCTGATCCTGGGTATTACCAAGGCTTCGCTTTCTACTGACAGCTTTATTTCTGCTGCTTCTTTCCAGGAAACAACAAAGGTTTTGACAGAATCGTCGATTAAGGGTAAGACCGACTACCTTAAAGGGCTTAAGGAAAATGTTATCATGGGTCGTCTTATTCCTGCAGGCACTGGCTTTCCTGGTTATTACGGTACAGAGGTTGAAGTTGTTGATGAGGCTAATGATTATTAG